From Actinopolymorpha sp. NPDC004070, the proteins below share one genomic window:
- a CDS encoding GNAT family N-acetyltransferase translates to MTYVIRSVESEQELVRSFDVLGAQFPRPLTHQDRRFTDLARRFPQDRSMMLIAEDEEQVVGGALAFRAGEGGPSCDVTLRIIALLPEHRGKGLGRQLVECIEQEAARLGVRGIGLGADEAVGFYQHLGYRGKGGMYKALPLSSTHSDAHTRRRALEELRERREARLQQQ, encoded by the coding sequence ATGACCTACGTGATTCGTTCGGTCGAGTCCGAGCAGGAACTTGTCAGGTCCTTCGACGTCCTGGGGGCGCAGTTCCCGCGGCCGCTCACCCACCAGGACCGTCGGTTCACCGACCTGGCCCGGCGGTTCCCGCAGGATCGTTCCATGATGCTGATCGCCGAGGACGAGGAGCAGGTCGTCGGTGGTGCACTCGCCTTCAGGGCAGGCGAAGGCGGCCCCAGCTGCGACGTGACCCTGCGGATCATCGCGCTCCTTCCCGAACACCGGGGAAAGGGGCTCGGGCGCCAACTTGTCGAATGCATCGAGCAGGAGGCGGCCAGGCTCGGCGTACGCGGAATCGGCCTGGGCGCCGACGAGGCCGTCGGCTTCTACCAGCACCTCGGCTATCGCGGTAAGGGCGGGATGTACAAGGCGCTGCCGCTGTCGTCGACTCACAGTGACGCTCACACCCGCCGTCGCGCACTGGAAGAACTCCGAGAACGCCGAGAGGCGCGACTGCAACAGCAGTGA
- a CDS encoding glutamate--cysteine ligase, with protein MDFETVGVEEEFLLVDPASRLPVPLSVEVLDTALAGGVPTGASFQPELVRTQVETATGVCGDMSTVAEHLRALRGTLGAAARTHDARLVSVGNPVLSGGPPPLTPGERFDRIHRQYAEIVDSYQACGCHVHVGLPDRETAVAVLNHLRPWLPTLLALSANSALTDGRDTGYASWRMVTQARFPGAGIPPYFPSVTAYDREVARLVDCGVLVDADMTFWLARPSPRYATLEVRAADTAGTVDDALLQAALTRALVRTARADLAAGRDAPEVHEQVAAAAMWSAARHGLDGPAVDPLLGKQVPAKDLLHQMLVRVRPALEETGDLPLVRRQVHRVLTAGTSAARQRATYAQAREWRAVVDMLVAQTAQTTQTIHTARTAETGALPAPFVADALG; from the coding sequence ATGGACTTCGAGACCGTCGGTGTCGAGGAGGAGTTCCTGCTGGTCGACCCGGCGTCGCGGCTTCCGGTGCCGCTGTCGGTCGAGGTGCTCGACACCGCGCTGGCGGGTGGGGTGCCGACAGGCGCCAGCTTCCAGCCCGAACTCGTGCGGACGCAGGTGGAGACCGCCACCGGCGTGTGCGGCGACATGTCAACGGTGGCAGAGCATCTGCGCGCGCTGCGCGGCACTCTCGGCGCGGCGGCCCGGACCCACGACGCCCGCCTGGTCTCGGTCGGCAACCCGGTGCTGTCCGGCGGTCCGCCACCTCTCACCCCCGGTGAGCGCTTCGACCGGATTCACCGGCAGTACGCCGAGATCGTCGACTCCTACCAAGCGTGCGGGTGCCATGTCCACGTCGGGTTGCCCGATCGGGAGACCGCCGTCGCCGTACTCAACCACCTGCGGCCCTGGCTGCCGACCCTGCTGGCACTGTCTGCCAACTCCGCGTTGACAGACGGCCGCGACACCGGGTACGCCAGCTGGCGAATGGTCACGCAGGCACGTTTTCCGGGCGCCGGCATCCCGCCGTACTTCCCTTCGGTGACGGCGTACGACCGTGAGGTGGCGCGGCTGGTCGACTGCGGGGTGCTCGTCGACGCCGACATGACGTTCTGGCTCGCCCGGCCCTCCCCCCGCTACGCGACGCTGGAGGTGCGCGCCGCCGACACCGCCGGCACCGTCGACGACGCGCTGCTCCAGGCCGCACTGACCCGGGCACTCGTGCGCACCGCACGGGCGGACCTCGCGGCGGGCAGGGACGCGCCGGAGGTTCACGAGCAGGTGGCGGCCGCCGCGATGTGGAGCGCAGCGCGCCACGGCCTGGACGGCCCGGCCGTGGATCCCCTGCTGGGCAAGCAGGTCCCGGCGAAGGACCTGCTGCACCAGATGCTGGTCCGGGTACGCCCCGCCCTGGAGGAGACGGGCGATCTTCCTCTCGTGCGCCGGCAGGTGCACCGCGTCCTGACGGCGGGCACCAGCGCGGCCCGGCAGCGGGCGACATACGCCCAGGCCCGGGAGTGGCGGGCCGTCGTGGACATGCTGGTGGCCCAGACCGCACAAACAACGCAGACAATCCATACGGCGCGGACCGCCGAGACCGGTGCTCTCCCGGCTCCGTTTGTGGCCGACGCGCTCGGGTAG
- a CDS encoding iron-containing redox enzyme family protein, whose protein sequence is MVETLATGSPSGLGAPTSPTSPAGAVDRTGTDPAGSLAAADVAGTDPYGDDLQLALYTCYELHYRSFAGVDGAWEWDPALLGLRNQLESVFLAALRRDAVRHTDVDEALEPLLVEPVDADGISHFLRKQGELSHLRDHIAMRSAYHLKEADPHAWVIPRLSGVAKAALVAVEFDEFGGGHADRAHSQLFADLMDGLGLDSRYGHYLDRTPAAMLAVVNLMSMLGLHRSLRGALVGHFAAAEITTPPSARRIAQAMDRLGTPAACRLFYDEHIEADAVHEQVMRNDVVADLISREPEMTEDVIFGIDATDFLEEAVATEVLQAWRAGRSALREVA, encoded by the coding sequence GTGGTCGAGACCCTGGCCACCGGCTCGCCGTCCGGCCTGGGTGCGCCGACCAGCCCGACCAGCCCGGCCGGCGCGGTAGATCGGACGGGCACCGACCCGGCAGGCAGCTTGGCCGCGGCGGACGTCGCCGGCACCGACCCCTACGGCGACGATCTCCAGCTCGCGCTCTACACCTGCTACGAGCTGCACTACCGGTCGTTCGCCGGTGTGGACGGGGCGTGGGAATGGGATCCGGCCCTGCTGGGTCTTCGCAACCAGCTCGAGTCGGTCTTTCTCGCCGCGCTCCGCCGCGACGCCGTACGCCACACCGACGTCGACGAGGCGCTCGAGCCTTTGCTGGTCGAGCCGGTGGACGCCGACGGCATCTCGCACTTCCTCCGTAAGCAGGGCGAGCTGTCCCACCTGCGCGACCACATCGCGATGCGTTCGGCCTACCACCTGAAGGAGGCCGACCCGCACGCGTGGGTGATCCCGCGGCTTTCGGGCGTGGCCAAGGCGGCGCTGGTGGCGGTGGAGTTCGACGAGTTCGGCGGCGGGCACGCCGACCGCGCGCACTCGCAACTGTTCGCCGACCTCATGGACGGCCTCGGACTCGACTCCCGGTACGGCCACTATCTCGACCGGACACCCGCCGCGATGCTGGCGGTGGTCAACCTGATGTCGATGCTGGGCCTGCACAGGTCCCTGCGCGGTGCGCTGGTCGGCCACTTCGCCGCGGCGGAGATCACCACGCCGCCCAGTGCCCGGCGGATCGCCCAGGCGATGGACCGGCTCGGCACGCCCGCCGCCTGCCGCCTCTTCTACGACGAGCACATCGAGGCCGACGCCGTTCACGAGCAGGTCATGCGTAACGACGTCGTCGCCGACCTGATCTCGCGCGAGCCGGAGATGACCGAGGACGTGATCTTCGGCATCGACGCCACCGACTTCCTGGAGGAGGCCGTGGCGACGGAGGTTCTGCAGGCCTGGCGGGCCGGCCGGTCGGCGCTGCGAGAGGTGGCCTGA
- a CDS encoding CDGSH iron-sulfur domain-containing protein: MAPAERHPERDAERSCEPPPEQCRKGRSGRVVRIVPGGPILVEGPVELVHEGQTVRSDRFIVAVCTCRRSHTYPLCDTSHRKRVRTKDEPDDD, translated from the coding sequence GTGGCACCCGCTGAGCGACACCCCGAACGAGACGCTGAACGAAGCTGCGAGCCACCCCCCGAGCAGTGCCGGAAAGGCCGGTCCGGGCGGGTGGTCCGGATCGTGCCGGGCGGACCGATCCTGGTCGAAGGGCCCGTCGAGCTCGTCCACGAAGGCCAGACCGTGAGGTCGGATCGGTTCATCGTGGCGGTGTGCACCTGCCGGCGCAGTCACACCTACCCCTTGTGCGACACCAGCCACCGCAAGCGGGTCCGGACGAAGGACGAGCCGGACGACGACTGA
- a CDS encoding HemK2/MTQ2 family protein methyltransferase has translation MRLPGVYRPQDDTWLLAQALRREPLSPISRVLDLCTGTGALAVLAARLGARHVTAVDVNPRAVWSARANSWSRRLPVRVLRGRLVEPVRGERFDLVLANPPYVPYAASPTIEQRSGAWDAGLDGRSHLDELCATVPEVLEPGGTLLLVQSSMCGNDRTCERLAAAGIKAEVSARSRIPFGPVMTERASWLEEQGYILPGEREEELVVIRGTR, from the coding sequence GTGCGGCTTCCGGGCGTCTACAGGCCGCAGGACGACACCTGGCTGCTGGCCCAGGCCCTGCGCAGGGAACCACTTTCCCCCATCTCACGCGTCCTGGACCTCTGCACCGGAACCGGCGCGCTCGCGGTCCTGGCCGCCAGGCTGGGAGCACGCCACGTCACGGCCGTCGACGTCAATCCGCGGGCGGTGTGGTCCGCCCGCGCCAATTCCTGGAGTCGAAGGCTTCCGGTCCGCGTACTTCGCGGCCGCCTGGTCGAGCCGGTACGAGGCGAGCGGTTCGATCTCGTCCTGGCGAACCCGCCCTACGTCCCGTACGCCGCGTCACCGACGATCGAGCAGCGTTCCGGCGCCTGGGACGCGGGTCTGGACGGACGTTCCCATCTGGACGAGCTGTGCGCGACCGTACCGGAGGTACTCGAACCCGGCGGCACGCTGCTGCTGGTGCAGTCCTCGATGTGCGGCAACGACCGCACGTGCGAACGCCTCGCGGCAGCCGGGATCAAGGCCGAGGTCAGCGCACGTTCGCGGATCCCGTTCGGCCCGGTGATGACGGAGCGGGCATCCTGGCTGGAGGAGCAGGGCTACATCCTGCCCGGCGAACGCGAGGAAGAACTGGTCGTGATCCGTGGCACCCGCTGA
- a CDS encoding sulfatase-like hydrolase/transferase produces the protein MTSQAPPNIVILYADDLGWGDLGCFGADDLDTPALDGLAASGVRLPEWYSNSPVCSPSRASLLTGRYPAHAGVEAILGGSRRTPGLPPQPTLGDELRDRGYATGIFGKWHLGAQASYGPLHRGFDRHFGFRAGCVDYYSHIYYWGNHAPLHDLWEDEQEVWQNGEYLTAVIADRAADHIEQHADRPFFCYVPFNAPHYPLHAPAEYINAFAHLPLDRQLMAAMIKAMDDGIAHILHTLERLGLRENTLVFFSSDNGPSVEERNWLNGEEVSYTGGSAGGLRGHKGSLFEGGIRVPGIVSWPARLPAGTELVGPGAMMDVLPTVLEAVDGHAPTRTDLDGRSVLTRLRPGGRDAEADRWLFWEYEGQLATRHGRWKLVLDARESMSAPVVAGEGLFDLAADPGEQHDLAGVQPGHVTVMRQRLLDWAGTCARWREETGVSSRRRP, from the coding sequence ATGACGTCCCAGGCGCCGCCCAACATCGTGATCCTGTACGCCGACGACCTCGGGTGGGGTGACCTGGGCTGCTTCGGCGCGGACGACCTGGACACACCCGCTCTGGACGGGCTGGCGGCGAGCGGGGTACGGCTGCCCGAGTGGTACTCCAACTCGCCGGTGTGCTCACCGTCGAGGGCCAGCCTGCTGACCGGTCGCTACCCCGCCCACGCGGGAGTCGAGGCCATCCTCGGTGGATCCCGGCGTACGCCCGGCCTGCCGCCACAGCCGACCCTCGGCGACGAGCTCCGCGACCGCGGCTACGCCACCGGCATCTTCGGCAAGTGGCACCTGGGCGCGCAGGCGAGCTACGGGCCGCTGCACCGTGGCTTCGACCGGCACTTCGGCTTCCGCGCAGGATGCGTCGACTACTACTCCCACATCTACTACTGGGGCAACCACGCTCCCCTGCACGACCTGTGGGAGGACGAGCAGGAGGTCTGGCAGAACGGCGAGTACCTCACCGCCGTCATCGCCGACCGGGCCGCCGACCACATCGAGCAGCACGCGGATCGCCCGTTCTTCTGCTACGTCCCGTTCAACGCCCCGCACTATCCGCTGCACGCGCCCGCGGAGTACATCAACGCGTTCGCGCACCTGCCCCTGGACCGGCAGTTGATGGCGGCCATGATCAAGGCGATGGACGACGGGATCGCGCACATCCTGCACACGCTGGAACGCCTCGGCCTGCGCGAGAACACCCTGGTGTTCTTCTCCTCCGACAACGGGCCCTCGGTCGAGGAACGCAACTGGCTCAACGGCGAGGAGGTCTCCTACACCGGTGGTTCCGCCGGAGGGCTGCGCGGCCACAAGGGGTCGTTGTTCGAGGGCGGCATCCGCGTACCCGGCATCGTCTCCTGGCCGGCTCGGCTGCCGGCGGGCACGGAGCTGGTGGGCCCCGGCGCGATGATGGACGTCCTGCCCACCGTGCTGGAGGCGGTCGACGGGCACGCTCCCACACGTACCGACCTCGACGGCCGGTCGGTGCTCACCAGGCTGCGCCCCGGCGGTCGCGACGCCGAGGCGGATCGATGGCTCTTCTGGGAGTACGAGGGCCAACTGGCGACCCGGCACGGTCGCTGGAAACTCGTGCTCGACGCCCGCGAGAGCATGTCCGCCCCGGTGGTCGCCGGCGAGGGCCTGTTCGACCTCGCGGCCGACCCGGGCGAGCAGCACGACCTGGCCGGCGTCCAGCCCGGGCACGTGACGGTGATGAGGCAGCGGCTCCTGGACTGGGCCGGCACCTGCGCACGGTGGCGTGAGGAGACGGGCGTCAGTTCACGGCGCCGACCTTGA
- a CDS encoding MFS transporter, with protein MVAGGAIGTLMEYYDYYLYGLASATVFPAVFFPGSNTTVGTLESFATFAFGFLLRPIGGLLFGHVGDRMGRKKALMMTVVGMGIVTAAIGLIPSADSIGIAAPILLLFFRMLQGLFVGGEMGGAASLVVEHAPVGRRGLFGALLISGAGVANVASAGFMAALGIGSEQFFMTWGWRIPFVFALVLAVVAVVLRSRLEESEEFKEHATLRTRQGSKAKRELPLKEVFRRPKNAILGILIGLPQSIAGYVILTFGLAYMVSKGTQAQVGFIGTMIVGALQIFVAPLWGMLSDRIGRRTTYIGACIGFALLIYPAFALYRTDVAVLIWLGMVVGFVIPGVAMQGTLQTMLAEMFDVEARTTGVNIGYQISNTLGGGFAPLIATALTAAFDSVWPVVIYAAAIAAIGIVATAYASFRPDVENAPRLADRPTGA; from the coding sequence ATGGTCGCGGGCGGGGCCATCGGCACGCTGATGGAGTACTACGACTACTACCTCTACGGACTCGCCTCCGCCACCGTCTTCCCCGCGGTGTTCTTCCCCGGCTCCAACACCACGGTGGGGACGCTGGAATCCTTTGCCACCTTCGCTTTCGGCTTCCTCCTGCGGCCGATTGGCGGGCTGCTCTTCGGTCACGTGGGCGACCGGATGGGACGCAAGAAGGCACTGATGATGACGGTCGTCGGGATGGGCATCGTGACGGCCGCCATCGGTCTCATCCCCTCCGCCGACAGCATCGGGATCGCGGCACCGATCCTGCTCCTGTTCTTCCGGATGCTGCAGGGCCTGTTCGTGGGCGGTGAGATGGGCGGTGCCGCGTCCTTGGTCGTCGAGCATGCCCCGGTGGGCAGGCGCGGTCTGTTCGGCGCCCTGCTGATCAGCGGCGCGGGGGTTGCGAACGTCGCCTCGGCCGGCTTCATGGCCGCGCTCGGGATCGGCTCCGAACAGTTCTTCATGACCTGGGGATGGCGCATCCCGTTCGTCTTCGCACTCGTGCTCGCCGTCGTCGCCGTCGTACTCCGCTCCAGGCTGGAGGAGTCGGAGGAGTTCAAGGAGCACGCGACCCTGCGGACCAGGCAGGGCAGCAAGGCGAAGCGCGAGCTTCCGCTGAAGGAGGTCTTCCGGCGCCCGAAGAACGCCATCCTCGGCATCCTCATCGGCCTGCCGCAGAGCATCGCCGGCTACGTCATCCTGACCTTCGGCCTTGCCTACATGGTGTCCAAGGGCACGCAGGCCCAGGTCGGCTTCATTGGCACGATGATCGTCGGCGCCCTGCAGATCTTCGTCGCGCCGCTGTGGGGAATGCTGTCGGACCGGATCGGCCGTCGTACGACCTACATCGGCGCGTGCATCGGCTTCGCCCTGCTGATCTACCCGGCGTTCGCGCTCTACCGGACGGACGTGGCGGTGCTCATCTGGCTGGGCATGGTGGTCGGCTTCGTCATTCCCGGTGTGGCGATGCAGGGAACCCTGCAGACGATGCTGGCCGAGATGTTCGACGTGGAGGCGCGCACCACCGGCGTCAACATCGGCTACCAGATCTCCAACACGCTCGGCGGCGGATTCGCGCCCCTGATCGCCACGGCCCTCACCGCCGCGTTCGACAGCGTGTGGCCGGTCGTCATCTACGCCGCCGCGATCGCCGCCATCGGCATCGTCGCCACGGCGTACGCGTCGTTCCGGCCGGACGTGGAGAACGCGCCCCGGCTGGCGGACCGGCCGACGGGAGCGTGA
- a CDS encoding HAD family acid phosphatase, whose amino-acid sequence MLATWNYEIFSNWAYSPATNATFVTEQRFPAVFGMVDLVRTAEREGYAVFYLTGRPAAQEEATLGNLTADGVGVDAGYPKAH is encoded by the coding sequence ATGCTGGCGACCTGGAACTACGAGATCTTCAGCAACTGGGCGTACAGCCCGGCCACCAACGCGACGTTCGTCACCGAGCAGCGCTTCCCCGCGGTCTTCGGGATGGTCGATCTCGTCCGTACGGCCGAGCGCGAGGGCTACGCCGTGTTCTACCTGACCGGACGCCCGGCCGCGCAGGAGGAGGCCACGCTCGGCAACCTCACCGCCGACGGGGTCGGGGTGGACGCGGGCTACCCCAAAGCCCACTGA
- a CDS encoding GAF domain-containing protein → MADTDSHGSAAPSRDSSRSEASGWSAESRRPAAKFDPVLEGIIEAACRLAGCRCGLLLVQTGGLVPKVVTSGFRSGPSVNYAPLAAQLNDVVGDATGPIRLDEASRYPAAHRILRSQLPRARGLLVTPVRKAGDLRGYLCVVSEEDEPAFTSHDQNAVAALVNAAYSAVENSEIHDSERRRRGWPDIAAEIAQLLLGEIDLDRAMRLVTRRLRELAGADCTAIGLTDPAEPNGPLQGIIEWSHMCALHVRLPRRGLVQQALQRSRPVIVDEIVLDPGADLLLDWAGEVGSIGTAMFIPLLAHERVVGVLFSGWLQDAPLAECAKAENSLVSIFAEQIGPVLQRVEQQRIGVENRLLEDRERLAGKLCDVAMERMISISTQLHSIEGRSTEGELRQRLTHEVGELDDSIQQLRATIFGVDDQRPAPRPADDDLSQSSVSDALLHEIDSSLAFLGFVPRLVVYGSVDDVPSTLGAELVCAVREGLTSAAAHSPGHVEVLVHASDTRVALTVTDDAAPREPDHPTCPSELRARADRLGGTCTRRADRGHTVVEWTVPGTVGSAVE, encoded by the coding sequence GTGGCTGACACCGATAGCCACGGTTCGGCGGCGCCTTCGCGGGACTCCTCGCGGTCTGAGGCATCCGGGTGGTCTGCCGAATCACGGCGTCCGGCGGCGAAGTTCGACCCGGTTCTGGAAGGCATCATCGAGGCGGCATGTCGCCTCGCCGGTTGCCGCTGCGGCCTGTTGCTGGTGCAAACCGGAGGACTCGTCCCCAAAGTCGTCACCAGCGGCTTTCGGAGCGGTCCGTCCGTAAACTACGCCCCCTTGGCGGCGCAACTGAACGATGTCGTCGGCGACGCGACAGGTCCGATCCGCCTCGACGAGGCGTCGAGATACCCAGCCGCCCATCGGATCCTTCGCAGCCAGCTTCCGCGGGCCCGTGGTCTCCTCGTGACTCCGGTCCGGAAAGCGGGCGACCTTCGGGGATATCTCTGCGTCGTGTCCGAGGAAGACGAACCAGCGTTCACCTCCCACGACCAGAACGCCGTAGCCGCTCTTGTCAACGCCGCGTACAGCGCGGTCGAGAACTCCGAAATCCACGACAGCGAACGTCGACGCCGAGGTTGGCCGGACATTGCGGCCGAGATCGCCCAACTCCTTCTCGGAGAGATCGACCTTGATCGGGCCATGCGTCTGGTGACGCGGCGCCTGCGGGAACTCGCCGGTGCCGACTGCACCGCCATCGGCCTGACCGACCCGGCCGAACCGAACGGGCCACTGCAGGGAATCATCGAGTGGTCCCACATGTGCGCCCTCCACGTTCGCCTCCCGCGCAGGGGTTTGGTCCAACAGGCCCTGCAGCGAAGCCGGCCGGTGATCGTCGACGAGATCGTTCTCGACCCCGGGGCGGACCTGTTGCTCGACTGGGCCGGAGAAGTCGGATCCATCGGCACCGCGATGTTCATTCCGCTTCTCGCCCACGAGCGCGTCGTCGGGGTGTTGTTCTCCGGTTGGCTCCAAGACGCCCCGCTGGCAGAGTGTGCCAAGGCAGAGAACAGTCTCGTCAGCATCTTTGCCGAGCAGATCGGACCTGTCCTGCAACGCGTCGAACAACAACGAATCGGTGTGGAGAACCGCCTGCTGGAAGACCGCGAACGGCTGGCCGGCAAGCTTTGTGACGTAGCGATGGAACGCATGATCTCCATCAGTACGCAGCTGCACAGTATCGAGGGACGATCCACCGAAGGAGAGCTCCGGCAACGTCTCACACACGAGGTCGGCGAGCTCGACGACTCGATCCAGCAACTACGCGCGACGATCTTCGGTGTAGACGATCAACGCCCGGCGCCCCGCCCCGCCGACGACGACCTTTCGCAGTCGTCGGTGTCCGATGCTCTGCTTCACGAGATCGACTCTTCCCTGGCGTTCCTCGGCTTCGTGCCACGACTGGTCGTGTACGGATCCGTCGACGACGTGCCGTCCACACTCGGAGCCGAGCTGGTCTGCGCGGTCCGCGAGGGGTTGACGAGTGCGGCTGCCCACTCACCCGGACACGTCGAGGTGCTTGTCCACGCGTCGGATACGCGCGTTGCTCTCACGGTGACCGACGACGCCGCGCCTCGCGAGCCTGATCACCCGACCTGTCCCTCGGAGCTACGGGCCAGGGCCGACCGGCTCGGCGGCACCTGCACACGCCGGGCGGACCGCGGACACACCGTTGTCGAATGGACCGTACCCGGCACCGTCGGCTCGGCCGTGGAGTAG
- the kaiC gene encoding circadian clock protein KaiC, which produces MTHAAALDRTPTGISGFDAVAVGGLPTGRCCLVSGTTGSGKTLFSVEFLARGIADFDEPGVFVTFEEAADDIRRNAASLGFPIEEWEAQGKWVFVDASAKLTDEAPTIGEYDFGGLLARIAAATRRINAKRVSIDSLGAIFSRFPLGGVVRYELFRIVAGMEQLGVTSVVTTERVSEYDGVSRHNVEEFVVDNVVILRNYLSEQRRRRTIEIVKLRGAQHRSGEWLFTIDPERGLVVIPMAYIVHRPEAASARVSSGIHGLDEMCGGGFFRDAIVLITGPTGTGKTLTSLQFIAEGVRAGERCLLYTFDETREQLNRNASGWGLDLNEMEASGLLRVNSEYPETAALEDHFMRLWAVLRDYRPRRLAVDTLSALERIGSSRALLDFVISLGSLLRQGETTALLTSAPSGTAGRTSPPISAEIASFTDVTILYRYVETPEREIQRAVAVVQTRGSTHDHSIRMIHIDEGGMHIGDRLPPFPSGTMSLPDNPQWPISPGPPTGGP; this is translated from the coding sequence ATGACACACGCCGCAGCACTCGACAGGACTCCGACCGGCATCAGCGGGTTCGACGCCGTGGCCGTCGGAGGCTTGCCCACCGGCCGGTGCTGTCTCGTGTCCGGAACCACCGGTAGCGGCAAGACCCTGTTCTCCGTCGAGTTCCTCGCCCGTGGCATCGCCGACTTCGACGAACCCGGAGTTTTCGTCACGTTCGAGGAGGCCGCCGACGACATCCGCCGCAATGCCGCCTCTCTCGGCTTCCCGATCGAGGAGTGGGAAGCCCAGGGAAAGTGGGTCTTCGTCGACGCGTCGGCCAAGCTCACGGACGAAGCACCGACGATCGGGGAGTACGACTTCGGCGGACTGCTCGCCCGGATCGCTGCCGCCACGCGCCGGATCAACGCCAAACGGGTCTCGATCGACTCCCTCGGAGCCATCTTCAGCAGATTTCCACTGGGTGGTGTCGTCCGCTACGAGTTGTTCCGGATCGTCGCCGGCATGGAGCAACTGGGCGTCACCTCGGTCGTGACGACCGAACGTGTCTCCGAGTACGACGGCGTGTCCCGGCACAACGTCGAGGAGTTCGTCGTCGACAACGTGGTCATCCTGCGGAACTACCTGTCCGAGCAGAGGCGTCGCCGCACGATCGAGATCGTGAAGCTCCGCGGCGCCCAGCACCGCAGTGGTGAGTGGCTCTTCACCATCGATCCCGAACGCGGCCTGGTCGTCATCCCGATGGCCTACATCGTGCACCGGCCCGAGGCGGCCAGCGCGCGGGTCAGTTCGGGGATACACGGACTGGACGAGATGTGCGGCGGCGGGTTCTTCCGGGACGCGATCGTCCTGATCACCGGCCCCACCGGGACAGGAAAGACCCTGACCAGTCTCCAGTTCATCGCCGAGGGCGTTCGCGCCGGCGAACGCTGTCTCCTCTACACCTTCGACGAGACCCGGGAACAGCTCAACCGGAATGCCAGCGGGTGGGGTCTCGACCTGAACGAGATGGAGGCCTCCGGACTCCTGCGGGTCAACAGCGAATACCCCGAGACCGCGGCGCTGGAAGATCACTTCATGCGGTTGTGGGCGGTCTTGCGGGACTATCGTCCGCGGCGCCTCGCCGTCGACACTCTCTCCGCACTGGAGCGAATCGGCTCCTCGCGTGCGCTACTCGATTTCGTCATCTCACTCGGATCGCTGCTGCGGCAAGGCGAGACCACGGCACTACTGACATCCGCCCCCAGCGGGACGGCCGGCCGCACCAGCCCGCCCATCTCGGCTGAGATCGCCAGCTTCACCGACGTCACGATCCTCTACCGCTATGTCGAAACACCTGAGCGAGAGATTCAACGTGCCGTCGCCGTCGTGCAGACCCGAGGATCCACACACGACCACTCCATCAGAATGATCCACATCGACGAGGGTGGCATGCACATCGGCGATCGCCTTCCGCCTTTCCCGAGCGGCACGATGAGCCTTCCGGACAACCCGCAGTGGCCCATCTCCCCTGGGCCCCCCACCGGAGGCCCCTGA
- a CDS encoding circadian clock KaiB family protein, with protein sequence MDNRPVLTVYTFRLYVADQHAERSETALWNLRHVCESRVAGRYMVEVIDLGSRPEMAEEARILMTPTVIRTDPPPPRRVIGVLSDHQRAALALGLPDADVPAEADTET encoded by the coding sequence TTGGACAACCGCCCCGTCTTGACTGTTTACACCTTCAGGCTATACGTCGCCGACCAGCACGCAGAGCGGTCGGAGACCGCTTTGTGGAACCTGCGACATGTGTGCGAGTCGCGGGTTGCCGGGCGGTACATGGTGGAGGTGATCGATCTGGGCAGTCGACCGGAGATGGCTGAGGAAGCACGAATTCTGATGACTCCAACCGTGATCAGAACCGACCCTCCGCCACCGCGGCGGGTCATAGGAGTCCTCTCCGACCATCAGCGGGCAGCGCTGGCTCTGGGCCTACCCGATGCTGACGTGCCCGCAGAGGCGGACACGGAGACATGA